The Betta splendens chromosome 7, fBetSpl5.4, whole genome shotgun sequence genome includes a window with the following:
- the LOC114859399 gene encoding monocarboxylate transporter 2-like isoform X3, with protein sequence MAGGLMVSVAMVMASFGTTIMHLYLCVGVLGGLGLAFNLQPSLTIIGSYFHARRPLANGLAMTGSPVVLFTLAPLNQFLFDSLGWRGSFLVLGAIVLNCCVAGALMRPVGQILQPRAAPQSLSGGELSGGVPTDGGGKSQSCLRRFVDVSLFRHRGFLIYLIGNVIMFFGFFAPVVFLAPYAKQQGIDEYSAAFLLSIFALVDMFVRPATGLVGNARRVRPRIQYLFSFSVAYNGACHLLCPLASGYAGLALYAVFFGLAFGMLSALLFEVLMDLVGAPRFSTAVGLVTVIECGPVLLGPPLSGALVDIFGEYKYMYYACGVFMLVPGIFFFVMHYYNYKKLDEERRQSAAVVMRTSEEAA encoded by the exons ATGGCTGGAGGGCTGATGGTgagcgttgccatggtgatggcTTCTTTTGGCACCACCATCATGCATCTGTATCTCTGTGTTGGAGTTCTCGGAG GTTTGGGCCTGGCCTTCAACCTGCAGCCGTCTCTGACCATCATAGGCTCGTACTTCCACGCCAGACGCCCGCTGGCAAACGGACTGGCCATGACAGGAAGCCCAGTGGTTCTGTTCACGCTGGCGCCGCTCAATCAGTTCCTGTTCGACTCGCTGGGCTGGAGGGGGAGCTTCCTGGTGCTGGGAGCCATCGTTTTGAACTGCTGCGTGGCTGGAGCTCTGATGAGACCGGTGGGTCAGATCCTCCAGCCCAGGGCTGCGCCTCAGAGCCTCAGCGGCGGCGAGCTCTCCGGCGGCGTCCCGACAGACGGCGGAGGGAAGAGTCAGAGCTGTTTGCGCAGATTTGTAGACGTCTCGCTGTTCAGGCACCGAGGCTTCCTCATTTATCTCATTGGGAATGTGATCATGTTTTTTGGCTTCTTTGCCCCTGTGGTTTTTCTGGCTCCTTATGCGAAGCAACAAGGCATTGACGAATACTCAGCAGCGTTCCTGCTCTCCATCTTCGCTCTGGTGGACATGTTCGTCAGACCAGCGACCGGCCTCGTGGGCAACGCCCGGCGGGTGCGGCCGCGCATCCAGTATTTGTTCAGCTTCTCCGTCGCCTACAACGGCGCGTGCCACCTGCTGTGCCCGCTGGCCTCCGGCTACGCGGGCCTGGCGCTTTACGCCGTCTTCTTCGGCTTGGCCTTCGGGATGCTCTCCGCTCTGCTCTTTGAGGTTCTCATGGACCTCGTTGGAGCTCCACGCTTCTCCACCGCCGTCGGGCTCGTCACCGTCATCGAGTGCGGCCCGGTGCTTCTCGGGCCTCCACTCTCAG GAGCCTTGGTTGACATCTTTGGCGAGTACAAATACATGTACTATGCTTGCGGCGTCTTTATGCTGGTGCCTGgcatcttcttcttcgtcaTGCATTACTACAACTACAAGAAGCTGGACGAGGAGCGGAGGCAGAGTGCGGCTGTGGTGATGAGGACGTCTGAAGAGGCAGCGTGA
- the LOC114859399 gene encoding monocarboxylate transporter 2-like isoform X1: protein MPPSAAADSACSPPDGGWGWAVVFGAFISIGFSYAFPKSLTIYFKEIQEYFCISYSDIAWLSSVMLASMYAGGPVSSVFVNRYGSRPVVMAGGLMVSVAMVMASFGTTIMHLYLCVGVLGGLGLAFNLQPSLTIIGSYFHARRPLANGLAMTGSPVVLFTLAPLNQFLFDSLGWRGSFLVLGAIVLNCCVAGALMRPVGQILQPRAAPQSLSGGELSGGVPTDGGGKSQSCLRRFVDVSLFRHRGFLIYLIGNVIMFFGFFAPVVFLAPYAKQQGIDEYSAAFLLSIFALVDMFVRPATGLVGNARRVRPRIQYLFSFSVAYNGACHLLCPLASGYAGLALYAVFFGLAFGMLSALLFEVLMDLVGAPRFSTAVGLVTVIECGPVLLGPPLSGALVDIFGEYKYMYYACGVFMLVPGIFFFVMHYYNYKKLDEERRQSAAVVMRTSEEAA from the exons ATGCCCCCCTCTGCAGCGGCTGATTCGGCCTGCAGCCCGCCGGACGGAGGATGGGGCTGGGCGGTGGTCTTTGGCGCTTTCATCTCCATAGGATTCTCCTACGCCTTCCCCAAGTCGCTCACCATCTACTTTAAGGAGATTCAGGAGTACTTCTGCATCTCCTACAGTGACATCGCCTGGCTGTCCTCAGTCATGCTGGCGTCTATGTACGCAGGAG GACCCGTGAGCAGCGTCTTCGTCAACCGCTACGGCAGCAGACCTGTGGTCATGGCTGGAGGGCTGATGGTgagcgttgccatggtgatggcTTCTTTTGGCACCACCATCATGCATCTGTATCTCTGTGTTGGAGTTCTCGGAG GTTTGGGCCTGGCCTTCAACCTGCAGCCGTCTCTGACCATCATAGGCTCGTACTTCCACGCCAGACGCCCGCTGGCAAACGGACTGGCCATGACAGGAAGCCCAGTGGTTCTGTTCACGCTGGCGCCGCTCAATCAGTTCCTGTTCGACTCGCTGGGCTGGAGGGGGAGCTTCCTGGTGCTGGGAGCCATCGTTTTGAACTGCTGCGTGGCTGGAGCTCTGATGAGACCGGTGGGTCAGATCCTCCAGCCCAGGGCTGCGCCTCAGAGCCTCAGCGGCGGCGAGCTCTCCGGCGGCGTCCCGACAGACGGCGGAGGGAAGAGTCAGAGCTGTTTGCGCAGATTTGTAGACGTCTCGCTGTTCAGGCACCGAGGCTTCCTCATTTATCTCATTGGGAATGTGATCATGTTTTTTGGCTTCTTTGCCCCTGTGGTTTTTCTGGCTCCTTATGCGAAGCAACAAGGCATTGACGAATACTCAGCAGCGTTCCTGCTCTCCATCTTCGCTCTGGTGGACATGTTCGTCAGACCAGCGACCGGCCTCGTGGGCAACGCCCGGCGGGTGCGGCCGCGCATCCAGTATTTGTTCAGCTTCTCCGTCGCCTACAACGGCGCGTGCCACCTGCTGTGCCCGCTGGCCTCCGGCTACGCGGGCCTGGCGCTTTACGCCGTCTTCTTCGGCTTGGCCTTCGGGATGCTCTCCGCTCTGCTCTTTGAGGTTCTCATGGACCTCGTTGGAGCTCCACGCTTCTCCACCGCCGTCGGGCTCGTCACCGTCATCGAGTGCGGCCCGGTGCTTCTCGGGCCTCCACTCTCAG GAGCCTTGGTTGACATCTTTGGCGAGTACAAATACATGTACTATGCTTGCGGCGTCTTTATGCTGGTGCCTGgcatcttcttcttcgtcaTGCATTACTACAACTACAAGAAGCTGGACGAGGAGCGGAGGCAGAGTGCGGCTGTGGTGATGAGGACGTCTGAAGAGGCAGCGTGA
- the LOC114859399 gene encoding monocarboxylate transporter 1-like isoform X2 codes for MPPSAAADSACSPPDGGWGWAVVFGAFISIGFSYAFPKSLTIYFKEIQEYFCISYSDIAWLSSVMLASMYAGGPVSSVFVNRYGSRPVVMAGGLMVSVAMVMASFGTTIMHLYLCVGVLGGLGLAFNLQPSLTIIGSYFHARRPLANGLAMTGSPVVLFTLAPLNQFLFDSLGWRGSFLVLGAIVLNCCVAGALMRPQQGIDEYSAAFLLSIFALVDMFVRPATGLVGNARRVRPRIQYLFSFSVAYNGACHLLCPLASGYAGLALYAVFFGLAFGMLSALLFEVLMDLVGAPRFSTAVGLVTVIECGPVLLGPPLSGALVDIFGEYKYMYYACGVFMLVPGIFFFVMHYYNYKKLDEERRQSAAVVMRTSEEAA; via the exons ATGCCCCCCTCTGCAGCGGCTGATTCGGCCTGCAGCCCGCCGGACGGAGGATGGGGCTGGGCGGTGGTCTTTGGCGCTTTCATCTCCATAGGATTCTCCTACGCCTTCCCCAAGTCGCTCACCATCTACTTTAAGGAGATTCAGGAGTACTTCTGCATCTCCTACAGTGACATCGCCTGGCTGTCCTCAGTCATGCTGGCGTCTATGTACGCAGGAG GACCCGTGAGCAGCGTCTTCGTCAACCGCTACGGCAGCAGACCTGTGGTCATGGCTGGAGGGCTGATGGTgagcgttgccatggtgatggcTTCTTTTGGCACCACCATCATGCATCTGTATCTCTGTGTTGGAGTTCTCGGAG GTTTGGGCCTGGCCTTCAACCTGCAGCCGTCTCTGACCATCATAGGCTCGTACTTCCACGCCAGACGCCCGCTGGCAAACGGACTGGCCATGACAGGAAGCCCAGTGGTTCTGTTCACGCTGGCGCCGCTCAATCAGTTCCTGTTCGACTCGCTGGGCTGGAGGGGGAGCTTCCTGGTGCTGGGAGCCATCGTTTTGAACTGCTGCGTGGCTGGAGCTCTGATGAGACCG CAACAAGGCATTGACGAATACTCAGCAGCGTTCCTGCTCTCCATCTTCGCTCTGGTGGACATGTTCGTCAGACCAGCGACCGGCCTCGTGGGCAACGCCCGGCGGGTGCGGCCGCGCATCCAGTATTTGTTCAGCTTCTCCGTCGCCTACAACGGCGCGTGCCACCTGCTGTGCCCGCTGGCCTCCGGCTACGCGGGCCTGGCGCTTTACGCCGTCTTCTTCGGCTTGGCCTTCGGGATGCTCTCCGCTCTGCTCTTTGAGGTTCTCATGGACCTCGTTGGAGCTCCACGCTTCTCCACCGCCGTCGGGCTCGTCACCGTCATCGAGTGCGGCCCGGTGCTTCTCGGGCCTCCACTCTCAG GAGCCTTGGTTGACATCTTTGGCGAGTACAAATACATGTACTATGCTTGCGGCGTCTTTATGCTGGTGCCTGgcatcttcttcttcgtcaTGCATTACTACAACTACAAGAAGCTGGACGAGGAGCGGAGGCAGAGTGCGGCTGTGGTGATGAGGACGTCTGAAGAGGCAGCGTGA